The window AATGTTACACAGCCCTAAAACTTCAAATCCCGACAGGCTGGTGTTTGAACAAGTTAGGCTGTACTGAAGAATGGAAATGTATATTTGGATGTTTGACACTTCTCAATAGAGGGCTCATTTCATTGTCGAAACTCCAGTCTTGTCCATGCACTAAAATATTGCAGTGAACTGACGGTGACTAATCATTTGATGTAAAACAGTGGGTATCTGAGACTACATTAGGCTAGATTTCCCTGGCAAATAATGTCTCCATCTAATTTAGCCTACTTAGCACAGGTAGCTAGACTAGAGTACACACTTCACCTGTCTCCCACAGATCTAATGTGCAGTCGCTGCTTTCTTTCCACTGGTGCCTAAATAAGTTCTTCACCTGACCAAACTCTTAAAACCCTCCCAGAACCATGGTCACTGCCCAGCTCTACAAATGCTGTATATGTTCCATAGAGCCACAAACCAGTTTCAGAATGCAAATGTATGGCACGCTTTTAGCCCATGTATTGTCACCATAGAAAACGAGAAGGGGCAGCTCCATTTCACCATTGTCTTAGGGGCTTCGGTAGTTCtcttctatttctatggttgtcACATTCACGATAGTCCTCTTTGTAACCATGGTTTTTGGAACCAACAATGCCGCGCTATGTTACATCTACCATCCTGCTGTCCCACAATGCAGCAATCTGGCCAGTAACGAGGCGTGATGGTGCTAACGAGCGATGACAGATGGAGCTAATTAAAACTAACGATGGGGAGCCGGGATAATTTTAATCACTCGCATCGTTAAGGTCAGAACAGGGTAACCAGATGCACCCTGTAGGGGCCTactgggaaaacaagacaaatatGGATTCCAAAATCTAGCCCACTAACTAGGCctatgggagaatctcaattgcatactccttgtGTCCTCTCTTCTCGCCTCAAAGccaattggaggagaaggtcagaggacAGGGACCTCTGACTTTCTCATTCATTGTGTTTTGAAAAGGAGACGAGGAGAGCGGAAGCGAGGAGTGTGCAATTGAGAATCACCCCGTGTGTCAATTCCGACTCAATTAAGTAGGCCGTTAGGAGGTTCCTCCAAATGTCACCAGGTTTCTAGGTGATGCCATAATACCCACTTTAACcttgttctccttctctctttcacagCTGGCCCTGCCTTCATCAAGTAAGTATTCCATTTAAAGGTGTTATCTTTAGTTTCACAGTACTGGTAAATATTAGCTACACTTTTCCTACTGGTTGAAACCAGCCCTCGATCCCTGTCCCATGACATGACCTGAGACCAAACTTGGTCAGTCAGCTGATTTAGTGCAGCTTGTTGATAATGTTCTTAATGTCACATTCATTACACCAGTGTTTACTGTCAACCCCCTTTTGTCCTCAAGGTGCTTTAGATTATAGCACAAGCTGTACATGCATCGCAACATGATTAGTATTGCATATCCTTCTCCTTTATTGTCTAAGAACAAGtcaatgtttttctttcattagTTACTGAGCTAACGCTGTTGATAGAAGTGCCTTGTGTACCCAGCTGTCGTACTTGCTCTATTGCTCAAAACTCTCTTATATTGATGACACACAAAGTGCAAAGTATAATTTGGAATTATTTTGCTGCTTTTTATTTGATGAAATAATTCTACGAAAGTATATTGATTTAGTCCTTTTACATAACACACTATATCTCATAGATCTACCCTGTGTGTTGCACATTGTAGTAAGTCAGTGCATGCCAATAGACTGACAGTATTGAACAGACAGTAAAGTATGGCTTCTGTCTCAGTCATGtgatctctctttccctccccttctctgtggtgcagtggttggaGACACGGCCCAGCCAACAGCAGTGCCCTGTGTGTAAAGCAGGCATCGGCAGAGAGAAAGTCATCCCCCTCTACGGCAGAGGGAGCTCCAGCCAAGAGGACCCCaggtacactgtgtgtgtgtgtgtttgagcgtgcATAGTTGTACACATGTGACACTGAGAAACTGCATTGGTTAACTGGTGTTTCATCTTCCAGGTTGAAAACCCCGCCTCGGCCTCAGGGACAGAGAACGGAGCCAGAGAGCAGAGGGGTGAGGCCTCTTCATCACTTACATTTGAATTAGTTTAATATGGCATTTATTGCATGGTTCTTTGCGTGTTCATTCTATTTGTAATGAGTGACCACTATTCTGCTCTTTCCTCTTCTTGCAGCCCTTCCAGGGGTTTGGGGACACTGGCTTCCACATGTCCTTTGGGATCGGTGCATTCCCATTCGGCTTCTTCACCACAGTCTTCAACACCAATGACCCCTTCCACAGAGCAggtacacacaaacagacacccacACAACCATAATGTATTCCTTGACACAATGGCTATTGGCTGATCATTGCAATGTTATCACTGTTCCCCCAGACGCATATGCAGCCGATCACCAAGGCAACCCTGACAACGGCAACAACTGGCAggactctctcttcctgttcgtGGCCATCTTCTTGTTCTTCTGGCTGCTGACTGTGTGAGGGAGAAGATGGATAGAAGGTGGAAAAGGGGAGGTGTAGGGATGGgggagtgtgtatatatatgcttATACACACACATCAAAGCATCAGGAACGACCGACTTTCTTGCTCAGTAGTGACTGGGAGACTTTAGACTATAGATGGGTGGTGGTGGGATGACTGTCAGTTTACTCTTAGCAAGTGATATCTAATGCAGCAAACAAACGAGTCAAATATATGTCTATTCCCCCCCAAATGATTTATGAGATTAATTTGGTTAGGAGAGTACACTGAGACACcactctgtggtggtggtggatgataCCCAAACGTGAGGGTGAGTGAAGCGAAGTCAATCTATCAATCTAAATCTATCAATCGAAGTCAATCTATCCACCTTTCTCTGCATTTGTACAtaaatacaccacacacacacagtggctacCCGGGCTGAGGCGTGGGGGCTGACTTTTTAGGGATGGGACTGGTGTATCGACTGGAATCAGTGTTGAGAGAAATGGTTGGATTGAGTTAATTGTAAATTAGGGGAGTATGACAATAATCACTAAGTAACTTTACTGTACCACAATACCTATGTGGTTAACatagagatacagttgaagttaaaatacaccttagccaaatcaatttaaactcagtttcacaattcctgatatttaatcctagtaacaattccctgtcttaggtcagttaggatcaccactttattttaagaatgtgaaatgtcagaataatagtagagcaaaggatttatttcagttttttatttctttcatcacattcccagtgggtcagatgtttacatacactcaattagtatttggtaacattgcctttaaattgtttaacttcggtgaaacgtttcgggtagccttccacaagcttcccacaataaattgggtgaattttggcccattcctcctgacagagctggagtaactgagtccggtttgtaggcctccttgcttgcacacactttttcagttttgcccacaaattttctatgggattgaggtcagagctttgtgatggccattccaataccttgactttgttgtccttaagccatttctccacaagtttggaagtatgctttgggtcattgttcattaggaagacccatttgtgaccaatgtttaacttcctgactgatgtcttgagatgttgcttcaatatatccacatcattttcctgcctcatgatgccatctattttgtgaagtgcaccagtcccacctgcagcaaagcatccccacaacatgatgctgccatccctgtgcttcacggttgggatggtgttcttcggcttgcttccccctttttccaccaaacataacaatggtcattatagccaaacagttaatttttttatttcatcagaccagaggacatttctcaaaaaagtacaatctttttcgccatgtgcagttgtaaaccgtagtctggcttttttatggcagttttggagcagtggcttctt of the Oncorhynchus tshawytscha isolate Ot180627B linkage group LG31, Otsh_v2.0, whole genome shotgun sequence genome contains:
- the LOC112229941 gene encoding E3 ubiquitin-protein ligase RNF5 produces the protein MAAADPWSSSHGRPASRGEFPAGESSNERDGPGGSGGEGESEPDRSTFECNICLDTARDAVISLCGHLFCWPCLHQWLETRPSQQQCPVCKAGIGREKVIPLYGRGSSSQEDPRLKTPPRPQGQRTEPESRGPFQGFGDTGFHMSFGIGAFPFGFFTTVFNTNDPFHRADAYAADHQGNPDNGNNWQDSLFLFVAIFLFFWLLTV